In the genome of Gemmatimonadetes bacterium SCN 70-22, one region contains:
- a CDS encoding glutamate--tRNA ligase: MTTPPRLRFAPSPTGYLHVGGARTALFNWLYARKTGGKFLLRIEDTDRARSTEESTRAIFDGLTWLGLDWDEEVVFQGANVARHQRDAHRLLDSGAAYRDFTTAEALDRMRAEAESRGVPFRFDRRLAELPPDEVAARLERGDPYTIRFRVPEGVTGWDDLVHGPIEFPNKDLDDFIILRSDGTPIYNLAVVSDDIAMAITLVMRGDDHISNTPKQILLYQALGASLPTFAHLPMILGGDGKKLSKRHGATAVGDYGALGILPDAMCNFLALLGWSPGGDREVMTRAELIEAFSAEGLLKKAAVFDTRKLEWMNGQHLAQAPIEALDAYLRPFLVQEGLTTGEELEARRDWWRRLLELLRVRARTVTELVEQCRPYFLDAVAYQPEAVAKQWKDRLATAELLQAVHDRLAAAPWEAQAMEESLRALGEARGVGAGKIFQPMRVALTGVAATPGIFDVLLAIGRDRSLARLDAAVAHLTAPAG; this comes from the coding sequence GACCGCGCCCGCAGCACCGAGGAGAGCACGCGCGCCATCTTCGACGGCCTCACCTGGCTGGGGCTCGACTGGGACGAGGAGGTCGTCTTCCAGGGCGCCAACGTGGCGCGGCACCAGCGCGATGCGCACCGCCTCCTGGACTCGGGGGCAGCCTACCGCGACTTCACGACCGCCGAGGCGCTCGACCGGATGCGCGCGGAGGCCGAGTCGCGTGGCGTGCCCTTCCGCTTCGACCGGCGCCTGGCGGAGCTGCCGCCGGACGAGGTCGCGGCACGGCTGGAACGCGGCGATCCGTACACCATCCGCTTTCGCGTCCCCGAGGGCGTGACGGGGTGGGACGACCTCGTGCACGGCCCCATCGAGTTCCCCAACAAGGACCTCGATGACTTCATCATCCTGCGCTCCGACGGAACGCCGATCTACAACCTCGCCGTCGTCTCCGACGACATCGCGATGGCGATCACCCTCGTCATGCGCGGAGACGATCACATCTCCAACACGCCCAAGCAGATCCTCCTGTATCAGGCGTTAGGCGCCTCCCTCCCCACGTTCGCCCACCTGCCCATGATCCTCGGGGGCGACGGGAAGAAGCTCTCCAAGCGCCACGGCGCCACCGCGGTGGGCGACTACGGGGCGCTCGGCATACTCCCCGACGCGATGTGCAACTTCCTCGCCCTGCTCGGCTGGTCGCCGGGTGGCGACCGCGAGGTGATGACGCGCGCCGAACTCATCGAGGCCTTCTCCGCCGAGGGGCTCCTCAAGAAGGCGGCGGTCTTCGACACCAGGAAGCTCGAGTGGATGAACGGGCAGCACCTGGCCCAGGCGCCCATCGAGGCGCTGGATGCCTACCTGCGCCCCTTCCTCGTGCAGGAGGGGCTCACCACCGGCGAGGAGCTCGAGGCGCGGCGCGACTGGTGGCGGCGCCTCCTCGAGCTCCTGCGTGTGCGCGCCCGCACGGTCACCGAGCTGGTGGAGCAGTGCCGCCCGTACTTCCTCGACGCCGTCGCCTACCAGCCGGAGGCGGTCGCCAAACAGTGGAAGGATCGCCTGGCGACGGCCGAGCTGCTGCAGGCCGTGCATGACCGGCTCGCGGCCGCGCCGTGGGAGGCGCAGGCGATGGAGGAGTCGCTGCGCGCGTTAGGCGAGGCGCGGGGCGTGGGCGCGGGAAAGATCTTCCAGCCCATGCGCGTCGCCCTCACCGGCGTCGCCGCCACCCCGGGGATCTTCGACGTCCTCCTCGCCATCGGGCGCGACCGCTCGCTTGCACGGCTCGACGCCGCCGTGGCGCACCTCACCGCCCCCGCGGGATGA
- a CDS encoding repressor LexA translates to MNDPLTPLERRVYHYLLDFLAENTYQPSVREIGRRFRIKSTKTVAEVLQSLADKGFIEREGARSRGVRIVGWSSMGQVQPVPLYARVNPVEPYLTEENRERWVAMDRSFVPTDDAFFLRHGGEAMMARGVHDGDWLLVSPSTRAREGDLVAARVGAHVLVRIVARQGAVLSLAATNGEPREIFLGPSDDFSVLGVVSAVFRTWHDEPEVEGADG, encoded by the coding sequence ATGAACGATCCCCTGACCCCGCTCGAGCGGCGCGTCTACCACTACCTCCTGGACTTCCTGGCCGAGAACACCTACCAGCCCAGCGTCCGGGAGATCGGGCGGCGCTTTCGCATCAAGTCGACCAAGACGGTGGCGGAGGTGCTCCAGTCGCTGGCCGACAAGGGGTTCATCGAGCGCGAGGGGGCACGCTCGCGCGGGGTGCGCATCGTGGGCTGGTCGTCGATGGGGCAGGTGCAACCCGTCCCGCTCTACGCCCGCGTGAACCCGGTGGAACCGTACCTCACGGAGGAGAACCGCGAGCGCTGGGTGGCGATGGACCGCTCGTTCGTCCCCACCGACGACGCGTTCTTTCTCCGCCACGGCGGCGAGGCCATGATGGCCCGCGGCGTGCACGACGGCGACTGGCTGCTGGTGAGCCCCTCCACCCGCGCCCGCGAGGGCGACCTGGTGGCGGCGCGCGTCGGCGCGCACGTCCTGGTGCGCATCGTGGCGCGACAGGGGGCCGTGCTGTCGCTCGCCGCCACCAACGGGGAACCGCGCGAGATCTTCCTCGGCCCCAGCGACGACTTCTCCGTCCTGGGCGTCGTCTCCGCCGTCTTCCGCACCTGGCACGACGAGCCCGAGGTGGAGGGGGCCGACGGGTAG